The sequence CAGAATCTGCCTCCTCATTTCCGGAAATACCCACATGACCAGGAATCCAGCAAAATATGACCTTGAATCctctattttgtaaaatttgcaacGTAGACATAATCCGAATAGCAGTTGGGTGCATCCCTTTATGACAATGTGAGAGTGCCTCCAAAGCACTCCTACTGTCAGTATAGATAATAAAATCACGCTGAGAAGAAGGCGAGATCTCctgaagagcacagaaaattgccactAACTCAGCCGTGAATACAGAACAGTGGTCGTGTAGGCGAtagctcagtgtatcagatggaagtgCGATGCCACAACCGACATGTCCAtccgatttcgagccatccgtaaATATTGGAGTGAATGAAGAATACCGACTGCGATGGTAAAGAAAGAGTTGTTGGAAAACCACAGGAGCTGTTGACGACTTGTCAAAACCTGCAAAGggattcagaaaatgaaaatgcgGGATATCCCAAGGCGGAAGGCAAAATGACTCAGCTGTTTTGATGGTCACGTTTGAAAGGTCCGAGTCCTGCAAGAGTAATTTTACTCTCTCATTGAATGGTAGGATATGAGAGGGACGGGCATCGTATAGTCTACGAAGGCCAAAAGGAAGATTCATATTACAAATGGGGTGATTAGGGATAGACTTTGTccgataataatataaaatagataacttCTGTCGTCGTAAGTGAAGAGGTAGTTCGTGGCAAGTAACATATAGACTCTCTACTGGTGATGTACGGAAAGCTCCGGAGCAGATTCTTAGAGCAGAGTGGTGGATAGTATCCAGTTGCCTCAAAACTGTAGGGCGTGTAGAGCCATAAACCATGCAACCGTAATCAATACGGGAAAGGATTACTGCCTGGTAGatacggagtagggaggttcgatcggcactcCAAGATGTTTTTGCCagaacctttaaaatatttaaggatttttcacacttcttccgcaaatatAAGATATGCGGTAGGAAGGTAAGTTTCCGATCGAATATCACTCCTAAAATTCGTATTTCGTTTACCACAGGAATTGGAATATTCTGAATATGAATACACGGATCAAGATGAAGATTTCGTTTTCGGCAAAAATGTACACACCggctcttctccggagagatCGTATGCCCGTTTTCCTTGCACCAAGAGACCAATTTGTTTACAGCGGCTTGTAACTGCCTTTCAATTAGATTCATATTGCTGCCTTCACACGAGACCTGCAGATCGTCCACATAAAGACTAGCATGCACAGATGAAGGTAAATGggttaaaatttgactaagatgAATAATGAagagtgtgacactgaggacactcccctgcggaactccctcagcttgaataaaatgatttgaataaaagttacCTATACGAACTCTAAAAGTGCGatgtgataaaaagttttgtaaaaatatgggtaggtttcccctaaaaccaaaattataaagtgttaaaagtatgccgtagcgccatgtgcggtcgtatgccttctcaatatcgaagaatatggagacaaggtggttcctcttaACAAAAGCATTGCGgatctgggtttccagtaaaatgaggTTGTCAGAAgtagaccgacctctacggaaaccactctgcaaagGGGGAatacatccttgtttctccaattcgtatacGAGACGAGCATTAACCATTCGCTCAAAGGTTTTGCAAAGACAACTAGTCAGCGCAATTGGCCGGTAGTTCAGAGGGTTTGATGGGTCTTTGCCAGATTTTAAGATGGGAATCACAAAAGCTTCCTGCCATTGTGAAGGATACTTGTGCTCAGTCCAGATTCTGTTATATAAGAGTAATAAACTGGAAAGAGAATTTgcattcaaatggcggagcatgCTATATGTGATCCCATCTGGTCCAGGACTTGTATCATGGGCTTGAGACAAAGCCGATTCCAGTTCCGACATCTTAAATTCGCAGTTGTATGGAAATGTTTCCTGGGTATTAAAGCCTAAATGTacccgttccgcgcgattcttaactgataaaaaatcaaaactgtaaGAATCGGTTGCGGAAACTTCTGCAAAGGCTTTGCCtaaaatattggcaacatctaatGGAGCTGAGTAGGACACATTCCCTGTATTTAAAATAGGGAAGGAATAATCTCTATAAATTCCATTAGCtgcttttacttttttccacAAACGTTTACTGGAAATATAGGATGTGATAGATGATACAAAGctaatccaagattccctctgactacgacggCGAATACGACGAGCAAgggctttggctcttttaaaagcgactAAGTTCTCTGACGTTGGGTAGCGTCTAAATTTGCTCCACAGTCTCTTTTGGTTCTTGTAGCTGTCGCGGCAGGCttcgttccaccacggtctacgaaattttcttagccgTGGGGAAGTTTTCGGAATAGTGATATTAGCGGCATTCATTATCGTGTCAACGACATTCTGTACGGCTTCCGAAATGTCTACATTATTGATCATGGTTTCATTGATAAAAGCATGATGGGAGAATGTAGTCCAGTTTGCCCGTTGGAActgaaaacgcggaggacaaaaAGTCGCCCCACCGTTATCAGCATGGGAAATTATTAAGGGgaagtgatcgctattgtgcagatcatctccaactgtcaaattcaacaacggtagtagttcaggagaacatatggctaAATCGAGACAATGGAAGCTACGTGTCGGTTCATGGAAGTAGGtcttctcgtcattattgagcagacagagacagttatttgtaataaactgttcgatctgccgcccacgagagtttCCACTATTTgaaccccacaacgtactatggccGTTGAAATCACCTAGCAGGATAAATGGCTTAGGGAGCTGGTCCACTAATGTGTCTAGATCTTGCTGACGTATTatatcatgaggcggtaagtaaatgcagcagactgtgaccaaagatcgtatatggacctgcacagccacagcctgaataGACGTATGCAAAttgagaggtgtgctcggataaaggTTTGATGTGAAGATGCAGACACCTCCAGAAACATGAGATCCTatgcctgcatctttccgaacacagctaTATCCGCGTAATTTGATGGGAATGTTTGGTGTCAAAAGGGTTTCTTGAACACCAATGCAagcaggatgaaatttgttaacaATGGACTTTATGTCAGGAAGTTTCGagcgaatgccgcgacaattccaagagatgAAAGTAcccattaattgattttttttgaaggGGAATGAACTGATGCAGTTGTTGGAGTTGCCAGGTCTTCGCAACTCATTTCCAGCTCCGATTCATCCTCTGAAGGATGCAATTTAATATCTGGGCTATGGCTAGCGCCACCAAAGATGGACGCCAGATCCTTATGGACAATTCCCTTCTTCGCTAGCCCTAAAGCAACGGAGTTTTTGGATGCCGATTTTTTCAATTTCACAGGGAGATCTTTTGTTGTAAGACCACGTTTTGCAAGCTTCAATTTCAGAGTTTTATTTGATTtagtcttttgtttatttgtttctggTTTTGAAGTTTCAGGAGCACTAGCTGTAGATTGTTCAGTGTCTGAATCTAATGGTTTGTCTTGGGGTTTCATTTGCGTTTTATGTTTAACGCAATTTGAACACGAACAGTTCGTACAGAAGGGTTTTTGCAAAGCTGCGGCATAACTTAAGCTTTGAGTTGGCGTTTGAACTAAGATCTTTCGTCTTGCTTCGGGATACGGAATGCCTTCTTTTACTTTTAGTTCAGTGATCTGTTTCTCCAGAACCCACCTTTTGCATTCTCTCGAAAAGGATGAGTGTGCGCCatcgcagttcacgcacttttcctGTGCGGTACACTGCTGGCTCTCGTGGCCTTTCTCAGCACAGCGGGCGCATGTGACAGTCCCGCGGCAGTTAGCTTTCGAGTGGCCGAAACGTTGACACTGAAAACACCTGAGTGGATTTGGAATATAGTGCCTAACTGGTAATTTAATGTACCCAGCGTAGATAAACTCCGGCAATTTAGGAGagtgaaaagttaaaataagatgCTTGGTAtcaaggagttgtccatcccgccggATAGTTATGCGGCGTACATGCGTTACTCCTTGACTCCGTAATTCATGTGTTATTTCCTCTAGCGGTACGTTAAACAATTCCCCACAGGTAATTACACCTTTAGAGTAATTTAAAGACACATGGGGTTGAACAGTGATAGGAATTGTTGCTAGTGCTTTTAACTTGATGATTTGTTGGGCTTGTTTCTTAGAAGCAACTTCCACAAGCAAGTCTCCAGAACGCATTTTGCGAATACATAAAACTTCACCGATCGTTGCTGATATCGCCTTTTGAACGAGGAAGGGAGAAACCGagttaaacgattcatttttttccgatactcttttaattataaaatatgtgtcAAAGTTTTGCTGACTaggtataaatttaattgttttctgtcgcccactgaagggagattttcgtgaggagcccatacgatattaaagatgattcgggcccgacggcaccgcccaccacggagcccaacaagggaaggcagccaccggctctggccattcccagcctcggcgcttaccttggtgctagccggaacctatacgctcggagttacccccggggacagtgaccacccttaacgccaagcccaaggagtaacccctttgcttgatccctagcagactagccactcaggtgactaggtaccagccgattgatgcacaggggaccacagtacaccacccgtctttctaatgggtcgccacgcacggccaacacgtgggacattggctgtccatgagaagctagaagcaaacagagcggcgacagcttctcatggagagctccctcgcttgccgtcgagggaaggaaaaaaaaaagcagaaagcagaaggcgtaggggagtggaaacataaagggagtgaagatccctgggtacctcgggattgggacacccgtacccacctatagtaggtgagcccctgaggggagtTGTGATAATGGAGTTCACCAAAGTGAACTCCATGAATAAAATCTTACTATTTAGTATGGTGCGCGAAAAGCTCGTCACTGAAAGCGGCCTGTAAATCTTCagatttttctagatttatttaaaagcgtTTGGACATTTGTGCTCGCTTCAGATGCTTCTTCTGATTGTCCAAATCactgtttttataaatctttgaaatcaCTTGcggaaatgatatttttcaaagaaataagaaaagggatgAGTTGAGTATTGATATGcaggaaaggaaataaaattaacctTGAATGCGGCgatcaaatttaacattgaatgaaAACATCGAATTTCTGGATGATGATTGCTATCTTTTTTGCTTCAATAGAGATGGCAAAAATACAGTTGAATGAGAATGCCCTGcaacaaaataatttccttatgCTGGTGGCCTTTTCTatgttgttttcatattttatatgctgAAACACAATATGCCCCAACTCTTGtgtggaaacagaaaaaaaaagagaaaaagttcaTTGATTCTGAATAGGCTTAGTTTTCTTTGGAAAGAATTTAGTTCTGAAATGGATGAAAGCATGATACAGATTTTCTTTTGCACggtattcaacaatatttttgatactattgatTTCTTCAATATTATCACAATATTTAGATATCTTCCACGTGGTTTCTGTTTCGAGCCGCTTAATGGAAGAAGTAATGGAAGAAGTCGCTTGAAAATATCCGTGTAGAAACATATGCGCCTCATATTGATATTATCTGCAATCTTCTTCACGTTGATGCTGCGCTGTACTGTAGTCCAAATTAAATCATTGGAAAGGACCTTGTTGTTGACTTTTGAAATTCCTGTGCCAATATTTCTGGAAGGAATTTGCGAGGACTGTAGGATTTTCAAAGCCAACAAACTATCAATCAATAATATGTACTGTCTCGGTTGATTGACAAACTTATTAATGGCATATTTGATTACAAGGAACTTATCAGTAAAACTgctattataaactaaaatagaTCCTAAGGTATTATTTCCCCgtcataatatttgtgaaaggCGTTGcgtatttattgtttaatttagatGCATCTGTCGCTAGAATTATTTTATCCATAATTCTAAAGCTCATAATTTTGGTACAAACCTTGAATAGCTGTTTCctacatattttttaatccaaaaagaaatgaatgaatataaagaaaGACATGTTACAACGATTACAAAAGCCTAGGTGTCGAACAAATTTATTAAGGCGATCTTCAAGgaatttttcttagattcataGGTCTTTCGAGTATCAGGTTTGcgaattggaaataaatatttgaataactcaAATGAGAAACCTAGAGCTAAATATTTGATGGATAACATTCGATTCGCATTTTACAATGAAGAAACCTAAGTATCTCAACTGCCTCTTTCAACAGAATTACAACAAGCACGCGTTTAGGTAATCGATTTACGAAGCAAGCATAATTTCATACAGAGTCTcccaaatagaaaaatatttctttgcagttATGAAGACATGGCGTACATATTCCGGCATCCTTCTAATTGctgaattgattattttgaataaattataggaGAAGGACCCGCAATTATTGGCTGCTGTGTatcaatcttttaataatttttttaaatgaggaatttgcttttaaaagttaaattgaaagaaaaaatatatactaaggagtttgaaatttttttcccactgaaTTTCAGCCTGATTTATTTTAGAGCGAATGTCTAATATTAGAGAAATTAATTGCTTCGTATTTTTCTAGTTCAACTTGTATTTTCCTCTAAGTGATACACCACTACTTG comes from Argiope bruennichi chromosome 2, qqArgBrue1.1, whole genome shotgun sequence and encodes:
- the LOC129958522 gene encoding uncharacterized protein LOC129958522, producing MRSGDLLVEVASKKQAQQIIKLKALATIPITVQPHVSLNYSKGVITCGELFNVPLEEITHELRSQGVTHVRRITIRRDGQLLDTKHLILTFHSPKLPEFIYAGYIKLPVRHYIPNPLRCFQCQRFGHSKANCRGTVTCARCAEKGHESQQCTAQEKCVNCDGAHSSFSRECKRWVLEKQITELKVKEGIPYPEARRKILVQTPTQSLSYAAALQKPFCTNCSCSNCVKHKTQMKPQDKPLDSDTEQSTASAPETSKPETNKQKTKSNKTLKLKLAKRGLTTKDLPVKLKKSASKNSVALGLAKKGIVHKDLASIFGGASHSPDIKLHPSEDESELEMSCEDLATPTTASVHSPSKKIN